The DNA sequence TCATCTTTACTATGTGTGACCATCacctctcactctctctctcttcatatTCTTTGCAGGGGAAGAAATTAATGACAATGACAAATTTTGGAGTAAGAAAACAAATCTGAACAATGCCACTACTATTAGTCTACTACTAGTTGTTGCAGTAAATTATTGCATATgcagaaataaaaattctgCAATTTGAATGATAAGTCATTATCTGCTGCAGCAGCTATTTTTTATACCCCTTTAAAATAGCCAGAAGTGAATCAGAAATAATTAGTAGCTACAGTTAATGCTTGTGCTTCCAATAATGCAAATAACATATTATTtggagtataataaatataagtattCATGGAGTCCTTTTCGCTGCTTATTTAATTGCTAAATAATGCAACAAACTCCTCCCATCCCATGTCCATTTATTAGTGATATCTAAGTTCCTGAAATAGCAAAAAATTGtttactaattaatactatcaCTCTCTATTTAAATTGGTATTTTTCACAGGTATCAATTCCATCAACGAAATGATTGAGACTTTTGTAATTCTAAATTGATTGAGACTTTTGAAGCTTATGGGCGAAACACTAACGTATCAATAATGGTTTCCTCTCTATTCCCATAATAACTTAAACTCCGAATCTATTAGTTGGACTGTTAGAGTAAAAATATCTTATCAACTCAACTGCGTTTCATACTTTCATAGTCGATGTTTAAGTTATGTAATTGAAAAGGtcttaaaatatcaaaacagaCAATACAGTTTGGGCCAAATGGGCCCAGTTTccctcaaattaaataaaattagaaaaggCCCAATGTCTATTCAATGCGTTCCTGTTTGGgcctaaaaaattaagaatatcaTCACTCTGTTACGGAGCTCTGTTCATGAATTAAGTCTTTTATGGTGCCAATATTTGAACATAAGACCAATGTTATAAgtttacattaattaatatagaaaCTTATTGTATTTTGATGCAGGTGCccagtaatattttttcattaattcttTTCGCtgtaattatttgattatctggattaaacacataatttttttatttaaaccgATTATATAACGGTTAGTATAAACTTTTACGGGAAATTTGTAAGAAAATGTTGGTGAAGGGTAATTTAGTCATTTCGGaagcaagaaaaataaacatgGGACCGACGTGCTCTGTTTTTATTCAGTGTTTCTAGGGTTTTAGAAGCAGTAGTCTCCAAACCCAAGCTAAGTTGTACCCTGTTGCTCTTCGGTTGTACGTTCAAAAAATTCATCAACGATGGACAAAAGTATGCTTGGAGATTTGGACGCTCTTCCTGAGGCAGACAAGCTCCGAATGTCTTCCATGATCGACCAGCTCCAAATCCGCGACAGGTAATTTCTATGTGCGCGATTTTCGgtttttatgaaatgtttcgAAAATGGACGAATTTCGAGGCATTTAATTCGATGTATGCGATCTTTCCGCATACGCTAGCTAAATTGTTAACAGCTCGTCAGGATCGAATTTTATGCGAGATTTGTAATGCGTGGTGTGAAGGGGTTTGTgttgattgattttgattgggCGTGTTGCAAGCTTAATGTTGATATGGAAATATTAGTTAGTTGATTTGTTGATTAATGCTTCTGGAAATTACGAGTCAAACTAAGGAAGTGTCTTGTTCAGCTGTGATGCTGTTCAATTGCGGTTATTCCATTTTGCAAACTGTAATTAACTAGATCATTTGTTCTTTTGagttattttgattgttgaaTGGGATTCAGTTACTGATTCATGGTGGTATATGCCGAGGGATCTTGTAAGGTTTGAAAACAATAATTCTCGAATGGAAATTGTCCTTAgataattttggttttggtgaATTTACTCTTAACATTTGCAACTAAACTGTTCTACTGGTTTATGAATTTGGGGGGTTGATTATAATTTCTTCGAATTTATTGCATCTTTTTATGCAGCATTAATCTAAGAAATGCAAAGTTTTGCTCTAGATGGGTGCTAATGTATTAGCTGTATAAGTTTTTACTCTAATTGGAATGGGAAAGGTAATAAGCTTATACGGTTGGATGGGTGAGAGTTGTCAAGTGTGAAAGTCTTATTTGACCTGTCAAACATATTACTCCATAACCATTTCAACGAGTATCGTAAAATCCATTTGTAATCCCCATTTCACCATGGTATTATGCCTGACGTCCCTTATTTGTCCTGGATTTGATGTTATAAGAAGcccattttatttctattcCATAATAGAGATATATAACTTGTTTAAAGAAGCTGCTTTAGGGAACAGGGcatccaattttttcaatctcatTCAGTTAGATGTAGGAAGCACTTATCCTTATACTCCTCCAAAGATCTAGGTttaaaataactttttatttgattcctGTCATTATTTCAACCTGGGCATTCGAcatttttatggttttttaaCAGTTCATGAAGTAGGAGATGTTTGGGTGTTGCTCTTGTTCTTTGTAGAACTCAACTCTGAAAGAAATGGCAAGTTTTTTTTAGGAATCATGCTAAAATGACTAGGAAAATCATAATGGTCTTGCAGATTTTCTTGGTGAGTGATAGCATGTTGTAAGATATATCAGTCGATGTTAATGCTTTAAATGTACTGTGAACAGTGTCCTTATATCTTGATGATTTGTGCTAATCTATTACTAAAGATACTAACTGAATGTTACAATGATACTCCTCCCTACCAGCTTAAGCTTTTAGATTAGGTGTTCACTTAAATGATGTCATGACTAGATCACACAAAAGGTTTATGCCTAAATCTCATCTCTCAACCAGTGTCCAGTCATATATTGGAACACTTTCACGTGCAAGGGTTTGACAAACTTCAAATGTTAGGTGTCCCCTAAGATTTAACTCGGTTTAGCAACCCAATTTAAACTCTTCTTAGCACAACTGGAGCTGCTAGTTGGTTAGAAGAGCATGTTTGTACTGAATAATCGGGTTATTTATGGATCAATATGCGATAATAACTCTTCTTTGTAATTCCTCATGCAGTTTAAGGATGTATAATACACTGGTGGAGAGATGTTTCACCGACTGTGTAGACACATTCCGGCGCAAAACTCTTGATAAGCAAGAAGAGACTTGTGTTCGCAGATGTGCAGAGAAGTTCTTGAAGCACTCTATGCGCGTCGGCATGAGATTTGCAGAGCTGAACCAAGGTGCTGCCACACAAGACTAAGATGGCCCTCACAGCCCATTTCCTCTGAAGTCGAGAGGATTCCCTTTTAGTTTTTgaagatttgtttttttgttaggaCTTGCTACTGTTGCTACTTTGTTTGGACGCAATAACATAAGGTCTCATTTCCCTTAATGAGGCTGTCACACACTCCCGCGGCATATTCTTTTCAAGTTTGGTTATGTCAAATATtcttatagtactataaaattatcttttggtttttggcatcattttttttttgagttacAATTGACACCACTCAGTTTCACGATTATTTGATAACTCGAACTATCAATCCATGAGTTGGAGAGCAGTTTTTCGGTATTTAGTTTATCAAATCgttgttactccctccgtccctgattaagagtcacacttttccatttcggttcgtctccaattaagagtcacacttcatttttaccataaatggtaagtatgtctcacattccactaactcacttcacacacattttattataaaccgatataaaaaagtgggtttcacatttcactaactttttcaaccaatttttctttacatttcttaaaacccgtgcccggtcaaaatgtgactcctaatgggggacggggggagtaatttttaggtattaattgctcattcacatttttacgggagtgaaaataaataaccaaACCAACTTAATGTACTCGTGCAAATTTTATATccacaatttaatttgaataaatcatTACAAATTATCGTAtagttaaatataaatttatttgctatataaaaaaatccatCAGTTTTTACGAAAACATATACATATCACATTTTCAAATAGTTTTCGTTAAAATTATTAGTTTGAAAATGAACTATactttatataaaatgaaactgagttacaattaaaatacttGTAATCATTATTGCTGATAATAGcagtagtaataattaagtTGTACTCCTATATATCATAGGTCCTTATTAATCCGTTCTGAactaaaaaaactattttccCGAAACTACCCCAACACCACTCGCAGCAGCACGCTcattttgaagaaataagataaatctctctctcttcatacacaaaaatacaaaaacccTAGCCCCTAATTAAACTCACTCGTCTTTCCgctcaagaagaagaaaaagaagatttaATGGCGGATAAAGCGATTTCTCTGGACAGTATCAAGGCCTTTTGGAACTCCCAGGTTCACAATCCTGATAAATGGGATCACAACGTGGTAATTTTACTACAATTTCTTCTGTTTCTCAGTAAATTGTTCatccttttttattattattattattattttctaaaaaatgaatCTTTAACGCTGTTGGGGGTTTACTTTCATTCACTATAGATTTCTTTtgttaaattcttttattttttgcgaTGTTGTTCCTCCGGTTTACGTTAGCTAGAGAAATAGAGTGAATTGCtgaattttattctttcaattTAGTATATGTCGATCAGGATTCAAgattcattttcttgtttaagaaattttgtaaAGTGTGAATTTGACATTTCAATGATTCTGTTCGTGATGTGAGCTTGATCTCTGTGTTTCCCCAATTGATATTGGATTTAGCAATACGTGCCGAGAGTAGATTTGAGATGTCATCTCATTAGCTGGCTGGCTTTTGGGGGAGTTGCAGTTAGAAATACAATCTGGATTTTGAATAAAGCATCTTAGTCTTTACTCTATTTAGATGAATGTATCATGTAGTTTTAGAGTTTGGAAATGATGGGAAGATATAATTTTCTGTGGATATAGTGTGAGTTTTCTTAGAATGTTGAGAAGGTTTCATTTTCTGTGGTATGAGTTTTAGAGTCTGAGAATAATGAGAATATATTGTTTTCTGTGATTAGAGTATTTTGATTATCCTGTGAATATGCGAATGTGGGAGGTCAAGTGAATCTGTCTATGGCATTTTATGGTTAGCAAGTTGATATTGCTCTTCTTCAAGTCCTTGCCTTTCTGTTGCTTAGTTCATTGGTTGCAGAACTTCTTGCTGGTTTGAATTGTTAGTCTTTTTATATTTGGGCAATGCTGTTTCATTCTTATGCTTTTGTGTTACAAATTGCAGAAATTACTTCGTGCAGCAGGCATTTTTGCTGGATCCATTGTGTTGATGCGCCAGTATGGTGATATGATGGGCATTTGAGAGATTTTGCAAGGAGTTTGAGCTTCTTGTTGATAGGATGGATTAGTTGGATGCTTGTTTGCTTGATCCTTACGTGCCCCCTCTATTTACGATCTTTGAGTTAATCGTCTGAATTCATGGAATGAGTATTTCATCTCTAACATTTAGATCGCAGTGATAGAATTGGGGTTTTGTTTAGATAGTTggcattttttgttatataacGAGTCATATATTATGATGAACTCTTTGGTGACTAATGAGTTGATATTCTGGTACGAACTATCCTGggcaaatttattaatttgttggtGTTTATAGTAGCGTAtctagttttgaatttttatctttttgtaaatattggtctttataaattactatatcGTTCCAATATAAACACCAATAAAACAACAAACCATTTAGTATGTGTTAGTTGGtgtaatagtaattttttgttgacttttggttaatttcataatttttgaaattggaatataaaattataatctttcaattttttgttattgtctCTTAAACAAGTTTCACatcaattttgattataaatttatagtcaTTGCaggataattttaaaaaattgaaaacttatgattttatattccaatttttaaaattatgaaattaactagagataaatgaaaattgtaaTATAAACTATAGTGCTActcattataataattaaaaaaaaagtagtaagtGTCAAAATGCGTTTTATAGACACAGCCATTCAGTATGAGTATGTTGAAAGTGGGGTGCatgctcaaaagtcaaaacagGAGTAGtcgatttcaaaatttatgactGCAGAATTatgaacaaaaaattaatcattaaatAAGTATTCATCATTATACATTGACGGCGTAAAAGAAGAATCTTAGTCATTCACTGTATAAATTGATAGATATGGCAGTGGCCACACAACCCtcacaaaaatcaaacactCGACAGTCAATCAGAGCCGTTGAAACCCAGAATGACACTCCCGTCTTCGGTGGATTATCGAATATTCGAATCGCCACGTTTAATTCCTCCTTGCCTTCAACCACAATttatatagtaggagtagtaattattaaGTTCAAGTCTGTGGTGTTTGAAGAAGAGACTGTTCACTCCAATGGCTTCACCCCGTGAGTTGTATCTTCTCAACATTCTCTTTTTCTGTTTATCTCATCAACCTCTTTGTCATTTGTGCTCTACGAGATTTTACAGATTTGCTGCTTCATTGGTTTTTCAGAATTATCTAAAAAGAtcagatttttacttcattttttttgtttttgttatgaAATGGTGTGGATAATGTAATGTGGTTGTTTTTGGAGCATGTTTCATGTGCATATGTTGCTGTTATATAGCAAATGGCTGTAAACTGAAAACATTTATTGCATGTTACTCTCTTAGCATAGATGTAAGGATATACTGTATGAAGTAAATTCCCTCTGATTTTACCAATGAGATGGAGAGAAGGAATTAGTGAGCTTTAAATACTcatatattatactccatatagcATGAGGGGTTTCTAGctactttcttttctttttttttctagaaaaGAGAGTTGGGCTTTTGTTTAAGCCAGGTACTGATTGCTGTTTATAATTGTGAATGAGGTATGAGGTTTTTCCcataaaaaatcacattacatgtaataatttgCTAATTCACATAAGATTGTTTTGGACTCCATGTTTTTAATGCTTAAATGTGAGGAGTATCAGTTTTGCCAATGCTTTGCAGGccttgtttcttttgttttcctGCTACTTATTGTTGGGTGCTCTGCTAGAGCTCCTTACCCGCTCCCGATCAGGAGAAGTGATGGAAAAAAGCAGCCATTACAAACGTTTCGTGCATATAACGTTGCACATCGTGGCTCCAGTGGAGTAATTCCTGAAGAAACCACTGCCGCCTACATCGTATGCTTTTCAGTGATTATGTTTCAAACTTTCAATAGTTCTTATTGCTTGTTGGAATATAATgtgtttcttaaaatattagtgaatGTGGATTGTTTGATAAACTTTGCAGAGAGCTATTGAAGACGGTGCTGATTTCATAGAGGCGGATATCTTAGCCTCGAAAGATGGTGTTCTTATATGCTTCCATGACGTGATCCTCGATAACACGACTGATGTAGCTAAGCACAGAGAGTTCGCCAGACGGAAAAGGACCTATGAGGTTGAAGGGACCAATATGACAGGCTTTTTTCCAGGTGAATGAAAATAGTGATGATATTCGTCTACATGTTTTTGTATCACCTCTCTTTAATTTTCTGACTGTCTATATCGATGATAACCCAGTTGATTTCACTCTAAGAGAGTTAAAGACGTTGCGAGTGAATCAGAGATATGAGTTCCGTGATCCTCAGTACAACGGTTCGTGCTTGACATTCATGATTAGCTTCTTTTATTTAGCCAAAAACTTCTATCACAATGTTCACTGATACATTACTAATGAAGGATTGTTTTCTTTGAATGTGATATCTGATCAAGcctcaattttcttttataatgtAGGAATGTTTTCTATCATCACTTTTGaagaatatattcaaattgCTCTGAATGCACCCAGGGTTGTTGGAATATATCCGGAGATAAAGAGTCCAGTTTTCGTCAATCAACATGTGAGCTACCTTcccaattttcaaaaatatttcatcatcaaatattttttgatgaGAATGGCTCCACCATATATCAATAGGTGAAATGGCCAGGTGGTAAGAAGTTTGAGGATGTTTTTGTTGAGATGCTCATAAAGCATGGATACAAAGGCACTTATCTGTCCAAGCAGTGGATGAAACAACCGGCCTTTATTCAGTCGTTTGCTCCCACCTCGCTCACCTATCTATCGAAACTGACTGACCTGCCCAAGATATTTCTTATTGATGACACGACAGTGACAACTCAAGACACAAATCAGGTCTGTACTTTCAGTATACCAAGGCTTTCAGTAATGTTTACTAATTGCTGCTGGATTGCAGTCATACTGGGAGATCACTTCGGATAAATATCTCGAGTATATCAGTGAATATGTTGTGGGAATCGGGCCCTGGAAGAATACCATCATTCCTGGAAAAAGTTACTTGCAAACTCCAACCGATCTTGTAGCCAGAGCTCATGCTCATAAACTCCAGGTAgccatgtttttttttttttttacttttcgaCGAAAGAAATGTGATCTCTTAAGTTAGATGATGTTGGCCCCATAATTTGCTTTAACTTTGTTGCTGTACTGTTGATCAGGTACATCCATACACTTTCCGGAATGAGAATCTGTATCTGCGCTTCAACTTCAGCCAAGACCCGTATAAAGAATACGCATTCTGGATAAACGAGGTTGGTGTTGACGGACTCTTTACAGACTTCCCAGAGAGCCTCCATCATTACCAGCAGTGGACAAGTCCCTCTTAGTAGGAGAAGAGGATGCATATAGCCTGCTCGATAAAATCGTAGCTATGATCTACAGCTTTAAACTCCCACAGACCATAGTGTATCATTCTTCGTAGTTTAATCTGTTCTAGTTTTTGACAGAATGAACTGCTTCTCTGATTCCTTCAGAAACTTATGAAGCAGAATTTGTAATTGCCAGATAAAAATTTCACTCCTGGAGACAAGACATtgtatgtatgtgtatgtgtaatGATTTGACATTGCCCTATTGAATTTTCATCACTTTGGCATACCTATCTTTTACTCTTTGATGTTTTTCATTCAGATGGTATTCTAAATATACACTAATAGGCTTGAACAATATACTAGTGAAGTAACATAAAATTTGGACTATCCATTTCTGTTTCAAGTTTGTGGACCTTAAAGATGTTCACTATATGATATTCAAACTTAAAactcaataataaattaaagtttgaGCTCAACATCCCTAAATTGAATCCAAACTTGACATGAGCTTATCCAAAGTTGGCATGAACAGCTCAAAGATGAACTGATATAAAATGAGCAAGCTGCT is a window from the Salvia hispanica cultivar TCC Black 2014 chromosome 1, UniMelb_Shisp_WGS_1.0, whole genome shotgun sequence genome containing:
- the LOC125212220 gene encoding mitochondrial import inner membrane translocase subunit Tim9-like, encoding MDKSMLGDLDALPEADKLRMSSMIDQLQIRDSLRMYNTLVERCFTDCVDTFRRKTLDKQEETCVRRCAEKFLKHSMRVGMRFAELNQGAATQD